One part of the Vitis riparia cultivar Riparia Gloire de Montpellier isolate 1030 chromosome 6, EGFV_Vit.rip_1.0, whole genome shotgun sequence genome encodes these proteins:
- the LOC117915996 gene encoding calcium-dependent protein kinase 34, with protein MGNCCSQGNTNDGPANDKGEAIPEPTNNPETAAPESSAAQNKPAATSTPAASSGASTKPSKPTPIGPVLGRPMEDVRTLYTIGKELGRGQFGVTHLCTSKATGEQFACKTIAKRKLVNKEDIEDVRREVQIMHHLTGQPNIVELKGAYEDKQSVHLVMELCAGGELFDRIISKGHYTERGAASLLRTIVQIVHTCHSMGVVHRDLKPENFLLLNKDENAPLKATDFGLSVFFKQGEVFRDIVGSAYYIAPEVLKRRYGPEVDIWSVGVMLYILLCGVPPFWAESEHGIFNAILRGHIDFTSDPWPTISSGAKDLVRKMLTSDPKQRITAFQVLNHPWIKEDGEAPDTPLDNAVFERFKQFRAMNKFKKVALRVIAGCLSEEEIMGLKQMFKGMDTDNSGTITLEELKQGLSKQGTKLSEYEVKQLMEAADADGNGTIDYDEFITATMHLNRMDKEDHLYTAFQYFDKDNSGYITTEELEQALHEFGMHDGRDIKEILNEVDGDNDGRINYDEFVTMMRKGNPEPNPKKRRDVFV; from the exons ATGGGCAACTGTTGCTCCCAAGGCAACACCAACGATGGCCCAGCTAATGACAAGGGAGAAGCCATCCCTGAGCCTACGAACAACCCGGAAACTGCTGCGCCTGAGAGTTCAGCCGCGCAGAATAAGCCTGCAGCCACTTCCACTCCTGCTGCTTCATCCGGAGCCTCTACCAAGCCTAGCAAGCCAACCCCTATAGGACCTGTGTTGGGCAGGCCTATGGAAGATGTTCGTACCCTTTACACTATAGGAAAGGAGCTCGGTCGCGGGCAGTTTGGTGTTACCCATTTGTGTACCAGCAAGGCAACCGGCGAGCAGTTTGCTTGTAAGACAATAGCCAAGCGGAAACTTGTAAACAAGGAGGATATTGAGGATGTCAGGAGGGAAGTTCAGATCATGCACCATTTGACGGGTCAGCCTAATATAGTCGAGCTTAAGGGTGCCTATGAGGACAAGCAATCGGTTCATCTGGTGATGGAGTTGTGTGCAGGAGGAGAGCTCTTTGATCGTATTATCTCAAAGGGGCATTACACCGAGCGTGGTGCAGCATCTTTGCTGAGGACTATTGTTCAGATTGTCCACACCTGCCATTCCATGGGAGTTGTCCATAGGGATCTCAAGCCTGAAAATTTCCTTCTGCTGAACAAGGATGAGAATGCACCTCTCAAGGCTACAGATTTCGGTTTATCCGTGTTTTTCAAACAAG GAGAAGTATTTAGAGATATTGTTGGTAGTGCATATTACATTGCACCTGAAGTATTGAAGAGAAGATATGGACCAGAGGTCGATATATGGAGTGTTGGGGTTATGTTGTATATCCTTCTATGTGGAGTTCCTCCCTTCTGGGCAG AATCGGAGCATGGGATATTCAATGCAATCTTACGCGGCCACATTGATTTTACAAGCGACCCATGGCCCACTATTTCATCTGGTGCCAAGGATCTTGTCAGAAAGATGTTAACTTCAGACCCAAAGCAGAGGATAACAGCATTCCAAGTTCTGA aTCATCCATGGATTAAGGAGGATGGAGAAGCACCTGATACTCCTCTTGACAATGCAGTTTTTGAAAGGTTCAAACAGTTTAGAGCAATGAACAAGTTCAAGAAAGTTGCTCTTCGG GTCATTGCTGGCTGTCTATCAGAGGAAGAAATCATGGGATTGAAGCAAATGTTTAAGGGCATGGACACTGATAATAGTGGAACCATAACACTTGAAGAGCTGAAGCAAGGTCTGTCCAAGCAAGGGACTAAGCTGTCTGAATATGAAGTTAAACAGTTGATGGAAGCT gCTGATGCAGATGGCAATGGAACCATTGACTATGATGAGTTTATCACGGCAACAATGCACCTGAACAGAATGGACAAAGAAGACCATCTTTACACAGCCTTCCAATACTTCGACAAAGATAACAGCGG GTATATTACAACCGAAGAGTTGGAGCAAGCTCTCCATGAATTTGGCATGCACGATGGAAGGGACATAAAAGAAATCCTTAACGAAGTTGACGGTGATAAT gATGGCCGGATCAACTACGATGAGTTCGTGACAATGATGAGAAAAGGGAACCCAGAACCGAACCCAAAGAAGAGACGGGAtgtatttgtttga
- the LOC117916337 gene encoding flavonoid 3',5'-hydroxylase 2-like, translating into MAIDTSFFIVSAAATLLFLIVHSFIHFLVSRRSRKLPPGPKGWPLLGVLPLLKEMPHVALAKMAKKYGPVMLLKMGTSNMVVASNPEAAQAFLKTHEANFLNREPGAATSHLVYGCQDMVFTEYGQRWKLLRRLSTLHLLGGKAVEGSSEVRAAELGRVLQTMLEFSQQGQPVVVPELLTIVMVNIISQTVLSRRLFQSKESKTNSFKEMIVESMVWAGQFNIGDFIPFIAWMDIQGILRQMKRVHKKFDQFLTELIEEHQASADERKGKPDFLDIIMANQEDGPPEDRITLTNIKAVLVNLFVAGTDTSSSTIEWALAEMLKKPSIFQRAHEEMDQVIGRSRRLEESDLPKLPYLRAICKESFRLHPSTPLNLPRVASEACEVNGYYIPKNTRVQVNIWAIGRDPDVWENPEDFAPERFLSEKHANIDPRGNDFELIPFGSGRRICSGNKMAVIAIEYILATLVHSFDWKLPDGVELNMDEGFGLTLQKAVPLLAMVTPRLELSAYAA; encoded by the exons ATGGCCATAGACACAAGCTTCTTCATTGTGTCTGCTGCAGCAACTCTCCTCTTCTTAATCGTCCATTCCTTCATTCATTTTCTCGTCTCCAGACGTTCCCGGAAGCTCCCTCCTGGCCCAAAAGGATGGCCGCTTCTCGGCGTGCTTCCTCTCCTAAAAGAGATGCCTCATGTTGCCCTAGCAAAAATGGCCAAAAAGTATGGACCTGTGATGTTGCTGAAAATGGGTACCTCCAACATGGTGGTGGCCTCGAACCCGGAGGCCGCTCAAGCATTTCTTAAAACCCATGAGGCGAATTTCTTAAACCGTGAACCAGGTGCTGCCACAAGTCACTTGGTGTATGGTTGTCAAGACATGGTTTTCACTGAGTACGGGCAAAGGTGGAAGCTGCTACGAAGATTAAGCACCCTACACCTGCTTGGAGGGAAGGCTGTTGAGGGCTCGTCTGAAGTCCGAGCTGCTGAGCTCGGCCGAGTGCTCCAGACCATGCTTGAGTTTAGCCAGCAAGGCCAGCCAGTGGTGGTGCCGGAGTTGTTAACGATTGTCATGGTCAACATAATATCACAAACGGTACTTAGCCGTCGGTTGTTCCAATCAAAAGAATCGAAGACGAATAGCTTTAAGGAGATGATTGTGGAGTCAATGGTATGGGCCGGGCAATTCAACATTGGCGATTTTATTCCATTCATTGCTTGGATGGACATCCAAGGGATCTTGCGACAGATGAAGCGTGTTCATAAGAAGTTCGACCAGTTTTTGACGGAGTTGATAGAGGAACACCAGGCATCAGCGGATGAGCGCAAGGGAAAACCAGATTTTCTCGATATAATTATGGCCAACCAAGAAGATGGTCCTCCGGAGGACAGAATTACCCTAACCAACATTAAGGCCGTCCTCGTG AATTTATTTGTGGCGGGAACAGACACATCATCAAGCACAATTGAATGGGCACTGGCTGAGATGTTGAAAAAACCTAGCATCTTCCAGCGTGCTCATGAAGAAATGGATCAAGTGATTGGGAGGAGCCGCCGGCTTGAGGAATCCGACTTACCAAAACTCCCATATCTACGAGCCATATGTAAGGAAAGTTTCCGACTGCACCCATCAACCCCATTGAACCTCCCCCGCGTCGCAAGTGAAGCATGTGAAGTGAACGGATACTACATTCCAAAGAACACTAGAGTCCAAGTGAACATATGGGCGATTGGGCGAGACCCCGATGTGTGGGAAAACCCCGAAGATTTCGCACCAGAGAGATTTCTAAGTGAAAAACATGCGAACATCGATCCACGTGGGAACGATTTTGAGTTGATTCCGTTTGGGTCGGGAAGAAGGATCTGTTCCGGCAATAAGATGGCAGTGATCGCAATTGAGTACATTTTGGCCACATTGGTGCACTCATTTGACTGGAAACTCCCAGATGGCGTTGAGCTCAACATGGATGAAGGTTTTGGGCTTACGCTGCAGAAGGCTGTTCCGCTTTTGGCTATGGTGACTCCCCGGCTGGAGCTGAGTGCATATGCTGCTTGA
- the LOC117916857 gene encoding phenylalanine N-monooxygenase-like isoform X2 → MLLPPGPAPWPLVRNLPHLLNNKPTFRWIHGFMKEMNTEIACIQLGNVHVIPVTSPEIIEEEQHVESLFTVLAHLYAFSLSDYFPWLRVLDIDGHEKTVREAMNTINKYHDPIVDQRVEQWRNGEKKEAEDLLDVFISVKDSNGEPLLSVAEIKAQCTELMLAAVDNPSNAIEWALAEMINQPRVLGEAVEEIDRVVGKERLAQESDFQQLNYVKACIKEAFRLHPIAPFNLPHVSNADAIVAGYFIPKGSHVLLSRLGLGRNPRIWEEPLIFNPERHLSASRAQGVDLNEQDLRLISFSTGRRGCTGIAFGSAMTVMLLVRLLQGFTWSPPPGQEEIDLSESRNNLFLAKPLHALAKPRLHSSLYPLH, encoded by the exons ATGCTGCTTCCTCCAGGCCCAGCTCCATGGCCTCTAGTCCGAAATCTACCTCATTTACTCAACAACAAGCCAACTTTCCGCTGGATACATGGctttatgaaagaaatgaacACTGAAATTGCATGTATTCAATTGGGCAATGTTCATGTAATCCCGGTGACTTCCCCAGAGATTA TTGAAGAGGAACAACATGTTGAGTCACTCTTTACCGTACTTGCTCATCTATATGCGTTCTCTTTATCTGATTACTTCCCTTGGCTTAGAGTGCTGGACATAGATGGCCATGAGAAGACTGTAAGGGAGGCTATGAACACCATTAACAAGTATCATGATCCGATCGTGGACCAAAGAGTAGAACAATGGAGGAATGGCGAAAAGAAGGAGGCTGAGGACCTGCTTGACGTTTTCATTTCAGTTAAGGATTCAAATGGGGAGCCACTGCTGTCTGTGGCTGAGATCAAAGCCCAATGCACA GAGTTGATGCTTGCAGCAGTGGATAATCCATCAAATGCAATTGAGTGGGCATTGGCAGAAATGATCAATCAACCAAGGGTTTTGGGGGAAGCAGTGGAGGAAATAGATAGAGTGGTTGGAAAGGAGAGATTGGCCCAGGAATCCGACTTTCAGCAGCTAAACTATGTTAAGGCCTGCATAAAGGAAGCTTTCCGGCTTCACCCAATTGCACCATTTAATCTTCCCCATGTATCCAATGCCGATGCCATTGTTGCTGGCTACTTCATCCCCAAAGGCAGTCATGTCCTTCTCAGCCGTCTGGGGCTTGGCCGGAACCCTAGAATCTGGGAAGAACCACTAATTTTCAATCCAGAGCGCCATCTGAGTGCTAGTAGAGCTCAAGGAGTGGATTTGAACGAGCAAGACCTTCGCCTCATTTCCTTCAGTACAGGAAGGCGTGGGTGCACAGGGATTGCATTCGGGTCTGCAATGACTGTGATGCTATTGGTAAGGCTCCTTCAAGGCTTCACTTGGAGTCCGCCACCGGGCCAAGAGGAGATTGATCTCTCAGAGTCAAGAAATAATCTCTTTCTAGCAAAACCTCTGCATGCCCTAGCAAAACCACGTCTGCATTCATCATTATACCCACTTCATTAA
- the LOC117916857 gene encoding phenylalanine N-monooxygenase-like isoform X3, with product MLLPPGPAPWPLVRNLPHLLNNKPTFRWIHGFMKEMNTEIACIQLGNVHVIPVTSPEISKEFLKKHDAVFASRPITKASEYSSVEQWRNGEKKEAEDLLDVFISVKDSNGEPLLSVAEIKAQCTELMLAAVDNPSNAIEWALAEMINQPRVLGEAVEEIDRVVGKERLAQESDFQQLNYVKACIKEAFRLHPIAPFNLPHVSNADAIVAGYFIPKGSHVLLSRLGLGRNPRIWEEPLIFNPERHLSASRAQGVDLNEQDLRLISFSTGRRGCTGIAFGSAMTVMLLVRLLQGFTWSPPPGQEEIDLSESRNNLFLAKPLHALAKPRLHSSLYPLH from the exons ATGCTGCTTCCTCCAGGCCCAGCTCCATGGCCTCTAGTCCGAAATCTACCTCATTTACTCAACAACAAGCCAACTTTCCGCTGGATACATGGctttatgaaagaaatgaacACTGAAATTGCATGTATTCAATTGGGCAATGTTCATGTAATCCCGGTGACTTCCCCAGAGATTAGCaaagaatttttgaagaaacatgATGCAGTATTTGCATCCAGGCCCATTACAAAGGCGTCTGAGTATTCAAGTG TAGAACAATGGAGGAATGGCGAAAAGAAGGAGGCTGAGGACCTGCTTGACGTTTTCATTTCAGTTAAGGATTCAAATGGGGAGCCACTGCTGTCTGTGGCTGAGATCAAAGCCCAATGCACA GAGTTGATGCTTGCAGCAGTGGATAATCCATCAAATGCAATTGAGTGGGCATTGGCAGAAATGATCAATCAACCAAGGGTTTTGGGGGAAGCAGTGGAGGAAATAGATAGAGTGGTTGGAAAGGAGAGATTGGCCCAGGAATCCGACTTTCAGCAGCTAAACTATGTTAAGGCCTGCATAAAGGAAGCTTTCCGGCTTCACCCAATTGCACCATTTAATCTTCCCCATGTATCCAATGCCGATGCCATTGTTGCTGGCTACTTCATCCCCAAAGGCAGTCATGTCCTTCTCAGCCGTCTGGGGCTTGGCCGGAACCCTAGAATCTGGGAAGAACCACTAATTTTCAATCCAGAGCGCCATCTGAGTGCTAGTAGAGCTCAAGGAGTGGATTTGAACGAGCAAGACCTTCGCCTCATTTCCTTCAGTACAGGAAGGCGTGGGTGCACAGGGATTGCATTCGGGTCTGCAATGACTGTGATGCTATTGGTAAGGCTCCTTCAAGGCTTCACTTGGAGTCCGCCACCGGGCCAAGAGGAGATTGATCTCTCAGAGTCAAGAAATAATCTCTTTCTAGCAAAACCTCTGCATGCCCTAGCAAAACCACGTCTGCATTCATCATTATACCCACTTCATTAA
- the LOC117916857 gene encoding phenylalanine N-monooxygenase-like isoform X1 gives MLLPPGPAPWPLVRNLPHLLNNKPTFRWIHGFMKEMNTEIACIQLGNVHVIPVTSPEISKEFLKKHDAVFASRPITKASEYSSGGFLTTAVVPWGDQWKKMRRVLASNVINPSTFRWLHDKRVEEADNLVRYVYNQCKISTSNNCLGTVINLRNTARQYSGNAIRKMILNTRYFGEGKKDGGPGVEEEQHVESLFTVLAHLYAFSLSDYFPWLRVLDIDGHEKTVREAMNTINKYHDPIDSNGEPLLSVAEIKAQCTELMLAAVDNPSNAIEWALAEMINQPRVLGEAVEEIDRVVGKERLAQESDFQQLNYVKACIKEAFRLHPIAPFNLPHVSNADAIVAGYFIPKGSHVLLSRLGLGRNPRIWEEPLIFNPERHLSASRAQGVDLNEQDLRLISFSTGRRGCTGIAFGSAMTVMLLVRLLQGFTWSPPPGQEEIDLSESRNNLFLAKPLHALAKPRLHSSLYPLH, from the exons ATGCTGCTTCCTCCAGGCCCAGCTCCATGGCCTCTAGTCCGAAATCTACCTCATTTACTCAACAACAAGCCAACTTTCCGCTGGATACATGGctttatgaaagaaatgaacACTGAAATTGCATGTATTCAATTGGGCAATGTTCATGTAATCCCGGTGACTTCCCCAGAGATTAGCaaagaatttttgaagaaacatgATGCAGTATTTGCATCCAGGCCCATTACAAAGGCGTCTGAGTATTCAAGTGGTGGCTTCTTGACCACAGCGGTGGTGCCATGGGGAGACCagtggaagaagatgagaaggGTTCTAGCTTCTAACGTGATTAATCCATCAACATTTAGGTGGCTGCATGACAAGAGGGTGGAAGAAGCCGACAATCTTGTCCGATACGTTTATAACCAGTGTAAGATCTCTACTAGCAATAACTGTCTTGGCACAGTTATCAACCTCAGAAATACAGCCCGTCAATATAGCGGAAACGCCATCAGGAAGATGATCCTCAACACAAGATACTTTggtgaaggaaagaaagatgGAGGGCCTGGAGTTGAAGAGGAACAACATGTTGAGTCACTCTTTACCGTACTTGCTCATCTATATGCGTTCTCTTTATCTGATTACTTCCCTTGGCTTAGAGTGCTGGACATAGATGGCCATGAGAAGACTGTAAGGGAGGCTATGAACACCATTAACAAGTATCATGATCCGATC GATTCAAATGGGGAGCCACTGCTGTCTGTGGCTGAGATCAAAGCCCAATGCACA GAGTTGATGCTTGCAGCAGTGGATAATCCATCAAATGCAATTGAGTGGGCATTGGCAGAAATGATCAATCAACCAAGGGTTTTGGGGGAAGCAGTGGAGGAAATAGATAGAGTGGTTGGAAAGGAGAGATTGGCCCAGGAATCCGACTTTCAGCAGCTAAACTATGTTAAGGCCTGCATAAAGGAAGCTTTCCGGCTTCACCCAATTGCACCATTTAATCTTCCCCATGTATCCAATGCCGATGCCATTGTTGCTGGCTACTTCATCCCCAAAGGCAGTCATGTCCTTCTCAGCCGTCTGGGGCTTGGCCGGAACCCTAGAATCTGGGAAGAACCACTAATTTTCAATCCAGAGCGCCATCTGAGTGCTAGTAGAGCTCAAGGAGTGGATTTGAACGAGCAAGACCTTCGCCTCATTTCCTTCAGTACAGGAAGGCGTGGGTGCACAGGGATTGCATTCGGGTCTGCAATGACTGTGATGCTATTGGTAAGGCTCCTTCAAGGCTTCACTTGGAGTCCGCCACCGGGCCAAGAGGAGATTGATCTCTCAGAGTCAAGAAATAATCTCTTTCTAGCAAAACCTCTGCATGCCCTAGCAAAACCACGTCTGCATTCATCATTATACCCACTTCATTAA